In Alosa alosa isolate M-15738 ecotype Scorff River chromosome 23, AALO_Geno_1.1, whole genome shotgun sequence, a single window of DNA contains:
- the ccdc80l1 gene encoding coiled-coil domain-containing protein 80, translating into MKCPILYCCLVMLAIAKSISEVLPQADTQLRGMHRQAYRKSSQSQHSDTVIKRHIENIAKSAGGVAGPTTSGNSGPFIKPQGNMSLDPLSTAQAGRVQKNRRPPHPRKVAPTNSASIDHSGPQPGHLTSPARQHLNISASISVLAKFAGRNRLLLISAPRKSDSYYQLLRSQMKAHAYCEMAERHMHQIVVFHQEGEAGGVVRHITKQGAVIEEPLDATLVPQLMDFLKLEKGKFEMVLLKKTLQVEERYPYPVRLEAVYRAVDQAPARRLEKVRQEGFVQTCKESGVAGQVVKSPRSVPKSPKIQLDSNRDDKGALIKSTAISTIGQKTTITSSTTITTPSAPHAVTSTTATALNNDPSNAHRLPSASGMPTVDPFDHLSTKNVQSDSYQPNTITYTPTYNTHKTEFSLDRVHNQSDNNTEHTVSEVTKPSMKLNVSHEKKRQGEGTEKATAINIQDEIIRQKGQFKTGKIEKKQKSEKTEKTQKKSKAPKKPKAAKSGESAKYPEKKPLGEDIDGTLKLSDKISAKKKSLDRFVSYFEKRRRLIVVTAPTEHNRMYKQQRDEYLEHVCEMALRKVSIITIFGPLTNGTMKIDHYHMEQDKPMRGLQDDDLVNHELIMAFRRELGMTHDDFYMVLTDFEIKVKQQYEVPIAMKAVFDYMDTFTSRINEMEQQKKQGVMCKKEDKSRTLENFLSRFRWRRRLFVMSSSSDDEWAYQQQLYTLTSQACNLGLRHMAVLRLVGKERQDASGVLELYPINGSASVEREHLSASLVMDIRNYFQISPESFSMLLVGKDGNVKSWYPSPMWSMSTIYDLVDSMQLRRQEMAIQLSLGMRCPDDEYTHHEGHRDGYHRGYGY; encoded by the exons ATGAAATGCCCAATCCTTTACTGTTGTTTGGTGATGCTGGCAATAGCTAAAAGCATTTCAGAAGTTTTGCCACAAGCGGACACGCAGCTCAGAGGAATGCACAGGCAGGCATATAGAAAGAGTAGTCAAAGTCAGCACTCCGACACTGTGATCAAAAGGCACATTGAAAACATTGCGAAATCTGCTGGCGGTGTTGCAGGACCCACCACCTCAGGGAACAGTGGACCGTTCATAAAGCCTCAGGGGAACATGAGCCTGGACCCATTAAGCACTGCACAGGCCGGTAGGGTGCAGAAAAATAGGAGGCCACCCCACCCCAGAAAAGTGGCCCCTACCAACAGTGCCTCTATAGACCACAGTGGACCTCAGCCTGGCCATTTAACCTCACCAGCTCGTCAACATCTCAACATAAGCGCCTCCATCAGCGTTTTGGCCAAGTTTGCAGGAAGGAATCGTCTGCTCCTTATCTCCGCACCACGTAAGTCAGATAGCTACTACCAGCTGCTGAGGAGTCAGATGAAAGCGCATGCGTACTGTGAGATGGCGGAGCGGCACATGCATCAGATCGTCGTGTTCCACCAGGAGGGCGAGGCTGGAGGTGTGGTGCGACACATCACCAAGCAGGGCGCCGTTATAGAGGAGCCTTTAGATGCCACTCTTGTGCCACAGTTGATGGACTTTCTGAAACTGGAGAAGGGTAAATTTGAGATGGTTCTGCTGAAGAAGACCCTGCAGGTGGAGGAGCGGTACCCATACCCTGTGAGGCTGGAGGCCGTGTACAGGGCCGTCGATCAGGCGCCCGCACGGCGGCTGGAGAAAGTGAGGCAGGAAGGTTTCGTTCAAACGTGTAAGGAGTCTGGGGTGGCGGGCCAGGTAGTAAAATCTCCACGGTCAGTGCCAAAAAGTCCTAAGATACAGCTGGACTCAAACAGAGATGACAAGGGAGCTTTGATCAAATCTACAGCCATCAGCACCATAGGACAAAAAACAACTATCACCAGTTCCACGACTATAACAACTCCCTCAGCCCCGCACGCCGTCACTTCAACGACTGCTACTGCTCTGAACAACGACCCCAGCAATGCACACCGTCTCCCAAGTGCGTCAGGTATGCCCACTGTTGATCCATTTGACCACCTCTCTACCAAAAATGTTCAGAGTGACAGCTATCAGCCAAACACTATCACTTACACCCCCACTTACAATACTCACAAAACTGAGTTTTCCCTCGATCGAGTTCACAACCAATCGGATAACAATACAGAGCACACTGTGAGTGAAGTTACGAAGCCCAGTATGAAGCTGAATGTGTCACATGAGAAGAAGCGACAAGGAGAGGGCACTGAGAAGGCCACAGCCATAAATATCCAAGACGAGATTATCAGACAAAAAGGTCAATTCAAAACTGGGAAAAttgaaaagaaacaaaagtctgaaaagacagagaaaacacagaaaaagagcAAAGCACCCAAGAAACCAAAAGCTGCAAAGTCAGGTGAGAGTGCTAAATATCCTGAGAAAAAGCCATTGGGCGAAGACATTGATGGCACCTTGAAATTATCAGACAAAATATCTGCTAAGAAGAAGTCTCTGGACAGATTTGTCAGTTATTttgaaaagaggagaagattAATT GTAGTAACTGCGCCCACGGAGCACAACCGAATGTATAAGCAGCAGAGGGACGAGTATCTTGAGCACGTGTGTGAGATGGCCCTCAGGAAAGTCTCCATCATTACAATCTTTGGCCCTCTCACCAATGGCACCATGAAGATTGACCACTATCATATGG AGCAAGATAAACCAATGAGGGGGTTGCAGGATGATGACCTTGTTAATCATGAGCTCATCATGGCCTTTCGTAGAGAGCTAGGAATGACACATGATGACTTCTACATGGTGCTTACTGACTTTGAGATCAAAGTCAAG CAACAATATGAAGTGCCCATTGCCATGAAGGCTGTGTTTGACTACATGGATACTTTCACATCACGCATTAATGAGATGGAACAACAGAAAAAACAGGGCGTGATGTGCAAGAAAGAGGACAAATCAAGAACTTTGGAGAACTTCCTTTCACG GTTCCGCTGGAGGCGCAGGCTGTTTGTGATGTCCTCCTCCAGTGATGATGAGTGGGCCTACCAACAGCAGCTGTACACCCTAACCAGCCAGGCCTGCAACCTAG GTTTACGTCACATGGCTGTGCTAAGACTagtggggaaagagagacaggacgCAAGTGGAGTTCTAGAATTATACCCCATCAATG GAAGTGCTTCAGTGGAGAGGGAGCACCTCTCTGCCTCACTGGTGATGGACATCAGAAACTACTTCCAGATCAGCCCAGAGTCCTTCTCCATGCTCCTGGTGGGGAAAGATGGGAATGTGAAGTCGTGGTATCCCTCTCCAATGTGGTCCATGTCCACCATCTACGACCTGGTGGATTCCATGCAGCTGCGCAGACAGGAAATGGCCATCCAGCTCTCCCTTGGCATGCGTTGCCCCGACGACGAGTATACCCATCATGAAGGTCACCGTGATGGCTACCATCGGGGTTATGGTTATTAA
- the faimb gene encoding fas apoptotic inhibitory molecule b isoform X2, translated as MSRDVAAVWDIELSDGAYRIEFEHGTTTGKRVIYINGKEVMRKDWMFKLVGKETFTVGVLETKATINVEAISGFAYEYALEINGKNYKTFMDNRSKISKTWTLKLDGMDYRIVLEKDTMDVWCNGERMETTGEFADDGTETHFAVANHSCCIKALSSGRKRTGIIHLLLVDGQRVPEFMQ; from the exons ATGTCAAGGGACGTAGCAGCAGTTTGGGACATAGAGTTAAGTGATGGGGCTTACCGGATTGAATTTGAACATGGAACAACAACTGGAAAACGTGTTATTTACATTAATGGAAAG GAGGTGATGAGAAAAGACTGGATGTTCAAACTAGTGGGCAAAGAAACATTCACTGTTGGAGTGTTGGAGACGAAAGCCACCATAAATGTAGAGGCCATCAGTGGTTTTGCCTATGAATATGCTTTAGAAATCAATGGAAAGAACTACAAAACGTTCATGGACAATCGCTCCAAAATAAGTAAAACCTGGACTCTGAAGCTGGATGGTATGGACTACCGAATAGTACTGG AGAAAGACACCATGGATGTCTGGTGCAATGGAGAAAGAATGGAGACAACG GGGGAATTTGCAGATGatggcacagaaacacactttgCAGTGGCAAACCACAGCTGCTGTATAAAGGCCCTTAGTAGTGGGCGAAAGAGGACTGGCATCATACACCTGCTTCTGGTGGACGGACAGCGTGTACCCGAGTTCATGCAGTGA
- the faimb gene encoding fas apoptotic inhibitory molecule b isoform X1 yields MSRDVAAVWDIELSDGAYRIEFEHGTTTGKRVIYINGKEVMRKDWMFKLVGKETFTVGVLETKATINVEAISGFAYEYALEINGKNYKTFMDNRSKISKTWTLKLDGMDYRIVLEKDTMDVWCNGERMETTVITIKYIYSFDPGEFADDGTETHFAVANHSCCIKALSSGRKRTGIIHLLLVDGQRVPEFMQ; encoded by the exons ATGTCAAGGGACGTAGCAGCAGTTTGGGACATAGAGTTAAGTGATGGGGCTTACCGGATTGAATTTGAACATGGAACAACAACTGGAAAACGTGTTATTTACATTAATGGAAAG GAGGTGATGAGAAAAGACTGGATGTTCAAACTAGTGGGCAAAGAAACATTCACTGTTGGAGTGTTGGAGACGAAAGCCACCATAAATGTAGAGGCCATCAGTGGTTTTGCCTATGAATATGCTTTAGAAATCAATGGAAAGAACTACAAAACGTTCATGGACAATCGCTCCAAAATAAGTAAAACCTGGACTCTGAAGCTGGATGGTATGGACTACCGAATAGTACTGG AGAAAGACACCATGGATGTCTGGTGCAATGGAGAAAGAATGGAGACAACGGTGATCAccattaagtatatatactcttttgatcct GGGGAATTTGCAGATGatggcacagaaacacactttgCAGTGGCAAACCACAGCTGCTGTATAAAGGCCCTTAGTAGTGGGCGAAAGAGGACTGGCATCATACACCTGCTTCTGGTGGACGGACAGCGTGTACCCGAGTTCATGCAGTGA
- the faimb gene encoding fas apoptotic inhibitory molecule b isoform X3 — MSRDVAAVWDIELSDGAYRIEFEHGTTTGKRVIYINGKEVMRKDWMFKLVGKETFTVGVLETKATINVEAISGFAYEYALEINGKNYKTFMDNRSKISKTWTLKLDGMDYRIVLEKDTMDVWCNGERMETTVITIKGNLQMMAQKHTLQWQTTAAV; from the exons ATGTCAAGGGACGTAGCAGCAGTTTGGGACATAGAGTTAAGTGATGGGGCTTACCGGATTGAATTTGAACATGGAACAACAACTGGAAAACGTGTTATTTACATTAATGGAAAG GAGGTGATGAGAAAAGACTGGATGTTCAAACTAGTGGGCAAAGAAACATTCACTGTTGGAGTGTTGGAGACGAAAGCCACCATAAATGTAGAGGCCATCAGTGGTTTTGCCTATGAATATGCTTTAGAAATCAATGGAAAGAACTACAAAACGTTCATGGACAATCGCTCCAAAATAAGTAAAACCTGGACTCTGAAGCTGGATGGTATGGACTACCGAATAGTACTGG AGAAAGACACCATGGATGTCTGGTGCAATGGAGAAAGAATGGAGACAACGGTGATCAccattaa GGGGAATTTGCAGATGatggcacagaaacacactttgCAGTGGCAAACCACAGCTGCTGTATAA